The Anaerolineales bacterium nucleotide sequence CGACAGCCTCTCCCGCCCCCTACGCGACCTGCGCATCTCGGTCACCGACCGCTGCAATTTTCGCTGCGTCTATTGCATGCCGCGCGAGATCTTCGGGCGCGACTACCAGTTCCTGGATCGCTCAGAGCTTCTGACGTTCGAGGAGATCACCCGCCTGGCCCGGGTGTTGGCCGGTTTGGGGGTGTCCAAGGTCCGCCTGACCGGCGGTGAGCCGCTGGTCCGACGGGATATCGAGCAACTCGTGGCGATGCTGGCCGAGATCCCGGGGCTGGATCTGACCATGACCACCAACGGCTCGCTGCTGCCTCGCCAGGCAGCCGGGCTGCGGCGCGCCGGCCTGCAGCGGGTGACCGTCAGCCTGGACTCGCTGGATGACCGCATCTTCACCGCCATGAACGATGTTGACTTCCCGGTGGCGCGTGTGCTGGAGGGGATCCGGGCAGCGGCCGAGGCTGGCCTGGCGCCGATCAAGGTCAACATGGTAGTCAAGCGCGGCGCGAACGTAGACAGCCTGCTTCCGATGGCGGAGTACTTTCGCGGCACCGGGCACATCTTGCGCTTCATCGAGTATATGGACGTTGGCCAGACCAATGGCTGGCGCCTGGACGATGTCGTCCCGGCGGCGGAGATCGTGCGCCTAATCGACGGCCGCTACCCGCTCGAGCCGCTGGAGGCGCGCTACCGAGGTGAGGTCGCCCGACGCTGGCGCTACCGCGATGGGCAGGGCGAGATCGGGGTGATCGCCTCGGTCACCCAGGCCTTCTGCCGCGACTGCTCCCGGGCACGACTGTCGGCGGAGGGCCAGCTGTTCACCTGCCTATTCGCCATCAAGGGGCATGATCTGCGAGCCCTGCTACGGCAGGGCGCCAGCGACGCCGACCTGGCGGAGCACATCCGTAGGATCTGGACCGTCCGGGCCGACCGCTACTCCGAGATTCGCTCGTCGGAGACCGCCGGGCTGCCCCGGGTCGAGATGTCGTACATCGGCGGCTGACCG carries:
- the moaA gene encoding GTP 3',8-cyclase MoaA produces the protein DSLSRPLRDLRISVTDRCNFRCVYCMPREIFGRDYQFLDRSELLTFEEITRLARVLAGLGVSKVRLTGGEPLVRRDIEQLVAMLAEIPGLDLTMTTNGSLLPRQAAGLRRAGLQRVTVSLDSLDDRIFTAMNDVDFPVARVLEGIRAAAEAGLAPIKVNMVVKRGANVDSLLPMAEYFRGTGHILRFIEYMDVGQTNGWRLDDVVPAAEIVRLIDGRYPLEPLEARYRGEVARRWRYRDGQGEIGVIASVTQAFCRDCSRARLSAEGQLFTCLFAIKGHDLRALLRQGASDADLAEHIRRIWTVRADRYSEIRSSETAGLPRVEMSYIGG